A genomic window from Klebsiella quasipneumoniae subsp. quasipneumoniae includes:
- the stpA gene encoding DNA-binding protein StpA, producing MSSMLHKLNNIRSLRALSREFSIDVLEEMLEKLRIVTEEIRTQQQLAAQQQAEYQEKVNTWLELMRADGISPDELVADIQPPMAGGKKRKPRPAKYRYTDHTGAEKTWTGQGRMPKPIAQAVAEGKSLDSFLI from the coding sequence ATGTCTTCAATGTTACACAAACTGAATAATATCCGTTCACTGCGCGCGCTGTCCCGTGAATTCTCCATTGACGTGCTTGAAGAGATGCTGGAAAAGCTCAGGATCGTCACTGAAGAAATACGTACGCAACAGCAGCTGGCGGCGCAGCAGCAGGCGGAATATCAGGAAAAAGTGAATACCTGGCTTGAGCTGATGCGCGCCGACGGTATTTCTCCTGACGAGCTGGTGGCCGATATTCAGCCGCCGATGGCGGGCGGTAAAAAGCGGAAACCGCGCCCGGCGAAATATCGTTATACCGATCATACCGGCGCCGAGAAAACCTGGACCGGCCAGGGAAGAATGCCGAAGCCGATTGCCCAGGCGGTCGCCGAGGGGAAATCGCTGGACAGCTTTTTAATTTAA
- a CDS encoding fimbrial protein → MKTQLRIMAILMGALVSGAAISVTTPTINVNPGTKAGTQGTGGQVIFNGSITDSSCNIDSASTSQTVDLGKWASTYFTSTGFETTKTPFHISVKDCPASVKNVAVLFDGARDQSDNTLLATTGGAAGVAIKLYEDDKSTAVSLGKASQAKNVVAGATAGTGTADLKFFADYISTGAVTAGDANGTANFNMIYN, encoded by the coding sequence ATGAAAACGCAACTTCGTATTATGGCAATTCTCATGGGAGCGCTGGTTTCTGGCGCTGCAATTTCTGTTACTACGCCAACCATTAACGTTAACCCTGGCACCAAGGCGGGTACCCAGGGTACCGGCGGACAGGTTATCTTCAATGGATCAATCACCGACAGCTCCTGCAATATCGACAGCGCATCCACCAGCCAAACGGTGGATCTGGGCAAATGGGCCAGCACCTATTTTACCAGCACAGGTTTTGAAACCACCAAAACGCCTTTCCATATCAGTGTGAAAGATTGCCCCGCCAGCGTAAAAAATGTTGCAGTGCTGTTTGACGGCGCGCGCGATCAGTCGGATAACACGCTGTTGGCGACCACCGGCGGCGCCGCTGGCGTGGCGATCAAGCTGTATGAAGATGACAAGTCTACGGCGGTCAGCCTCGGCAAAGCGTCTCAAGCCAAAAATGTCGTTGCGGGCGCGACTGCCGGCACCGGCACTGCCGACCTCAAGTTTTTCGCCGACTATATCTCCACCGGTGCGGTGACGGCAGGCGATGCTAACGGTACGGCTAATTTCAATATGATTTATAACTAA
- a CDS encoding aldehyde dehydrogenase family protein — protein MRYAHPGQPGALVSLKSAYGNFIDGKFVEPLSGEFFMNTSPVDGSNIAQFPRSDARDIDFALDAAHRAAPAWGKTSVQQRSRLLLQVADRIEQHLEYLAVAESWDNGKPIRETLNADLPLAVDHFRYFAGCLRAQEGSTAEIDETTVAYHFHEPLGVVGQIIPWNFPLLMAAWKLAPALAAGNCVVLKPAEQTPLSITLLLELIGDLFPAGVLNVVQGFGKEAGEALATSKRIAKLAFTGSTPVGRHILACAAENIIPCTVELGGKSPNIYFADVMEGEEEFIEKAVEGLVLGFFNQGEVCTCPSRALIHESIYEPFMARVMEKVAQIRRGDPLDTDTMIGAQASRQQFDKILSYIQIAREEGGQILTGGERAAIAPALDNGFYIQPTLIKGRNDMRSFQEEIFGPVIGVTTFKDEAEALAIANETQFGLGAGVWTRDTNLAYRMGRGIQAGRVWTNCYHVYPAHAAFGGYKQSGVGRETHKMALDAYQQTKNLLVSYGTAPLGLF, from the coding sequence ATGCGTTATGCACACCCTGGCCAGCCCGGCGCCCTGGTTTCATTGAAATCCGCTTACGGCAACTTTATTGACGGTAAATTTGTCGAGCCGCTGAGCGGTGAATTCTTTATGAATACCTCCCCGGTAGACGGCAGCAACATTGCGCAGTTTCCCCGGTCGGACGCCAGAGACATTGACTTCGCCCTCGACGCCGCCCACCGTGCGGCGCCGGCGTGGGGCAAAACCTCAGTGCAACAGCGCTCCAGGCTGCTGCTGCAGGTCGCCGACCGTATTGAACAGCATCTGGAATATCTGGCGGTGGCGGAGAGCTGGGACAACGGCAAACCGATCCGCGAAACGCTGAATGCGGACCTGCCGCTGGCGGTGGATCATTTTCGCTACTTCGCCGGCTGCCTGCGCGCCCAGGAGGGAAGCACTGCCGAAATTGACGAAACCACGGTGGCTTACCATTTCCATGAACCGCTGGGGGTGGTCGGTCAGATTATCCCGTGGAACTTCCCGCTGCTGATGGCCGCGTGGAAGCTGGCCCCGGCCCTGGCGGCGGGTAACTGCGTGGTGCTCAAGCCGGCGGAACAGACGCCGCTGAGTATTACCCTGCTGCTGGAGCTGATCGGCGATCTGTTCCCGGCGGGGGTGCTGAACGTGGTGCAGGGCTTCGGCAAAGAGGCGGGCGAGGCGCTGGCCACCAGCAAGCGTATCGCCAAGCTGGCGTTTACCGGCTCCACGCCGGTCGGGCGACATATTCTCGCCTGTGCGGCGGAGAATATTATCCCCTGCACCGTCGAGCTGGGGGGCAAATCGCCCAATATTTACTTCGCCGACGTGATGGAGGGTGAAGAGGAGTTTATTGAGAAGGCGGTGGAGGGGCTGGTGCTCGGTTTCTTCAACCAGGGTGAGGTCTGTACTTGCCCGTCGCGGGCGCTGATCCATGAATCCATCTATGAGCCCTTTATGGCGCGGGTCATGGAGAAGGTGGCGCAGATCCGTCGCGGCGATCCGTTAGATACCGACACCATGATCGGCGCCCAGGCTTCCCGCCAGCAGTTCGACAAGATCCTCTCTTATATTCAGATTGCCCGGGAAGAGGGCGGACAAATCCTCACCGGCGGCGAGCGGGCGGCGATCGCGCCGGCGCTGGATAATGGTTTTTATATTCAGCCCACGCTGATTAAAGGTCGCAACGATATGCGCTCCTTCCAGGAGGAGATCTTTGGGCCGGTGATCGGGGTGACCACCTTTAAGGACGAAGCGGAAGCGCTGGCTATCGCCAATGAGACCCAGTTTGGCCTCGGCGCTGGGGTGTGGACGCGCGATACCAATCTCGCCTATCGCATGGGGCGCGGTATTCAGGCCGGTCGCGTATGGACCAACTGTTATCATGTCTACCCGGCACATGCGGCGTTCGGCGGCTATAAACAGTCCGGCGTCGGGCGGGAAACGCACAAGATGGCGCTGGATGCCTATCAGCAAACCAAAAACCTGCTGGTGAGCTACGGCACCGCGCCGCTGGGCCTGTTCTGA
- a CDS encoding sigma-54-dependent Fis family transcriptional regulator: MPGNPFLLAPEVNANPLLSDSWSRCQRYGLDPATEDFPRLDAGELADRLASHRSLQQLAQPVVEALSRQVADLQSVVILSDPGGLVLHTVGDTQAMQKAQRVALAPGNLWSESGRGTNAIGTALAIDDGCEIDGRQHFLTRNQNLYCAAMPLQRPDGSIAGVLDISGPADFPHQHTFGWVKAAAKQIEYLWVKQSLHPEQWLMSLHRQVDKLDSVEELLLVFSDNVLTAGNRLAMREFGLSAAQFGQLTFASLFPTLTQTAVSVPLPLNTPQGRYHYRLREPTRRRVAVSAPPAMQLPFTSPREGEKLLRLLNAGIALCIEGETGSGKEYVSRTLHQHSRWRSGKFVAINCAAIPESLIESELFGYQPGAFTGASKNGYIGKIREAEGGVLFLDEIGDMPLALQTRLLRVLQEKEVAPLGASRSVPVNFALICATHRNLTQRVSAGEFREDLLWRLREYALALPPLREWPALETFIATLWRDLGGASRRVTLSTALLTHLSQLPWPGNVRQLQSVLKVMLALADEGDTLTPDALPDAYRAAPAPLPRGGLQAHDEQLIVDTLARVNGNVSRAAQMLGIARSTLYRRAARAGRPRR, from the coding sequence GTGCCAGGCAATCCCTTTCTTCTCGCCCCAGAGGTTAACGCCAATCCCCTGCTGAGCGATTCATGGTCTCGCTGCCAGCGCTACGGTCTGGATCCCGCCACCGAGGATTTTCCCCGCCTCGACGCTGGCGAGCTGGCGGACCGGCTCGCCAGCCACCGCAGCCTGCAGCAGCTGGCGCAGCCGGTGGTGGAAGCCCTGTCGCGCCAGGTGGCGGACCTGCAGTCGGTGGTGATCCTTTCCGACCCCGGCGGCCTGGTGCTCCATACCGTCGGCGATACCCAGGCGATGCAGAAGGCTCAGCGCGTCGCGCTGGCGCCGGGCAATCTGTGGAGCGAAAGCGGACGCGGGACCAACGCCATCGGCACCGCGCTGGCGATTGACGACGGCTGCGAAATCGATGGGCGTCAGCACTTTCTCACCCGCAACCAGAATTTGTACTGCGCGGCGATGCCGCTCCAGCGGCCGGACGGAAGCATCGCCGGCGTGCTGGATATCTCCGGCCCGGCGGATTTTCCCCACCAGCACACCTTTGGCTGGGTGAAAGCGGCGGCAAAGCAGATTGAGTATCTGTGGGTGAAGCAGAGCCTGCATCCTGAGCAGTGGCTGATGAGCCTCCACCGGCAGGTGGACAAACTCGACAGCGTGGAGGAACTGCTGCTGGTCTTTTCCGACAACGTCCTTACCGCCGGCAACCGGCTGGCGATGCGCGAGTTCGGCCTGAGCGCGGCGCAGTTTGGCCAGCTCACCTTTGCGTCGCTTTTTCCGACGCTGACGCAAACGGCGGTCAGCGTTCCCCTGCCCCTGAACACCCCGCAGGGCCGCTATCACTATCGCCTGCGCGAGCCCACCCGCCGCCGGGTGGCGGTGAGCGCCCCGCCGGCCATGCAGCTCCCCTTCACCAGCCCGCGGGAAGGCGAAAAGCTGCTCCGGCTGCTTAACGCCGGCATCGCGCTCTGTATTGAGGGGGAAACCGGCAGCGGCAAAGAGTATGTCAGCCGCACGCTGCACCAGCACAGCCGCTGGCGCAGCGGTAAATTCGTCGCCATTAACTGCGCCGCCATCCCGGAATCGCTGATCGAGTCCGAGCTTTTCGGCTACCAGCCAGGGGCGTTTACCGGCGCCAGCAAAAACGGCTATATCGGCAAAATCCGCGAGGCCGAGGGCGGGGTGCTGTTTCTTGATGAGATCGGCGATATGCCGCTGGCGCTGCAGACCCGCCTTCTGCGAGTACTGCAGGAGAAAGAGGTCGCCCCGCTCGGCGCCAGCCGCAGCGTGCCGGTGAACTTCGCCCTGATCTGCGCCACGCACCGCAACCTGACCCAGCGGGTCAGCGCCGGCGAATTCCGCGAAGATCTGCTGTGGCGCCTGCGGGAGTACGCCCTGGCACTGCCTCCGCTACGCGAGTGGCCGGCGCTGGAAACCTTTATCGCCACCCTGTGGCGCGACCTGGGCGGCGCTTCGCGCCGGGTGACGCTGTCCACCGCGCTGCTGACCCACCTCAGCCAGCTGCCGTGGCCGGGAAACGTGCGCCAGCTGCAGAGCGTCCTGAAGGTGATGCTGGCTCTGGCCGATGAGGGCGACACGCTGACGCCCGATGCGCTGCCGGACGCATACCGCGCTGCGCCTGCGCCGCTGCCGCGCGGGGGGTTACAGGCCCATGACGAGCAGTTGATTGTCGATACCCTCGCCAGGGTCAACGGCAACGTCAGCCGGGCGGCGCAGATGCTGGGCATCGCCCGCAGCACGCTATACCGCCGCGCCGCCCGTGCCGGACGGCCACGCCGCTGA
- a CDS encoding ArsR/SmtB family transcription factor: MTTPEDLQARAGEAAALMKAMSNPHRLLILCMLCDAPRASAGELARATGLSPSATSQHLARMRDEGLIDSERDAQRIHYFITHPAVQQVINTLKTLYCP; this comes from the coding sequence ATGACCACACCCGAAGACCTGCAGGCCCGCGCCGGCGAAGCCGCCGCGCTGATGAAAGCGATGAGCAATCCTCATCGCTTGCTGATCCTGTGCATGCTATGCGACGCGCCGCGGGCCAGCGCCGGTGAACTGGCCCGCGCTACCGGCCTGAGCCCTTCCGCCACCTCGCAGCACCTCGCGCGGATGCGTGACGAGGGGCTGATCGACAGCGAACGCGACGCTCAGCGCATCCACTATTTCATCACCCATCCTGCGGTACAGCAGGTGATCAACACGCTGAAAACGCTCTATTGCCCGTGA
- the lpxO gene encoding lipid A hydroxylase LpxO gives MKYIILLIIVIAVLYVHYRGRVRYRFWRQLSDHSTFTAPLNGFMYLFSRVPNTPYLRPEMFPELAILQQNWLVIREEGIRLQQLEQIKAADKYNDAGFNSFFKTGWKRFYLKWYEDAHPSASQLCPQTTALLRDIPSVKAAMFATLPDGSRLPRHRDPYAGSLRFHLGLATPNDDRCFIEVDGQRYSWRDGEGVLFDETYIHYAENTSGENRLILFCDIERPMRYRWAQKVNHWLGRNLMSAASAPNDASDRTGGINRAFRYIYLIRIVGKRLKKWNKTVYYVVKWLLFGGIAWLIWSAF, from the coding sequence ATGAAGTATATCATTCTGTTGATCATTGTTATTGCTGTGCTGTATGTCCATTACCGCGGACGGGTGCGCTATCGTTTCTGGCGACAGCTCTCCGACCATTCCACATTTACCGCGCCGTTGAATGGATTTATGTATTTATTTTCCCGCGTGCCGAATACGCCTTATCTGCGCCCGGAGATGTTTCCCGAGCTGGCGATATTGCAACAAAACTGGCTGGTTATTCGCGAAGAAGGCATCCGCCTCCAGCAGCTGGAGCAGATTAAAGCGGCCGATAAATATAACGATGCCGGATTTAACTCATTTTTTAAAACCGGCTGGAAACGCTTTTATCTGAAATGGTATGAGGATGCCCATCCCTCCGCCAGCCAGCTTTGCCCACAAACTACCGCGCTGCTGCGGGATATTCCGTCGGTGAAAGCGGCCATGTTCGCCACCCTGCCGGACGGCAGCCGTCTGCCGCGCCATCGCGACCCCTACGCCGGTTCCCTGCGCTTTCATCTTGGCCTGGCGACGCCGAACGATGACCGCTGCTTTATCGAGGTGGATGGTCAGCGCTACAGCTGGCGCGACGGGGAAGGCGTGCTGTTTGACGAGACCTATATCCACTATGCGGAAAATACCAGCGGTGAGAATCGGCTGATTCTGTTCTGTGATATTGAACGGCCGATGCGCTACCGCTGGGCGCAGAAGGTCAACCACTGGCTGGGGCGCAATCTGATGAGCGCCGCCTCGGCGCCCAACGACGCCAGCGATCGCACTGGCGGAATTAACCGGGCGTTTCGCTATATCTACCTGATCCGCATTGTCGGCAAGCGGCTGAAAAAATGGAATAAGACGGTCTATTACGTCGTCAAATGGCTGCTTTTCGGCGGCATTGCCTGGCTTATCTGGAGTGCGTTTTAA
- a CDS encoding DUF2002 family protein, protein MYLRPDEVARVLEKAGFTMDVVTQKAYGYRRGDNYVYVNREARMGRTALVIHPALKERSNMLAEPASDIKTCDHYEQFPLYLAGDAQQHYGIPHGFSSRMALERFLNGLFGEAQPAMSTN, encoded by the coding sequence ATGTATTTAAGACCCGATGAGGTGGCGCGTGTTCTTGAAAAAGCCGGCTTCACCATGGATGTTGTGACGCAAAAAGCGTACGGCTATCGCCGCGGCGATAATTATGTTTATGTGAACCGCGAAGCGCGCATGGGGCGAACAGCGTTAGTTATTCATCCAGCGTTAAAAGAGCGCAGCAATATGCTGGCTGAACCGGCTTCAGATATCAAAACCTGCGACCATTATGAACAGTTTCCGCTGTATTTAGCCGGGGATGCGCAGCAGCATTATGGTATTCCGCACGGCTTTAGCTCACGCATGGCGCTTGAGCGTTTTCTTAATGGACTGTTTGGCGAAGCCCAGCCGGCCATGTCGACGAATTAA
- a CDS encoding LysR family transcriptional regulator: MRDDLNAIPVFVTVVESGNFASAATILHVTRSAVGKTIARLEARLGVALFQRTTRRQLLTEEGEQFYHQCREALGRIREAEETLQRGKGEVQGRLRISLPVLFGQRCVAPLLFRLSQRYPLLKLELHYSDRQVNLLEEGFDLAVRIGSLADTGSLRARALGEHGMVLCAAAEYLRRQPAPQTIAGLSEHRTLGYLHNGQLQKWQLYDPQQGEVRFTPEAWLVQDDFAAIAAAAQQGMGIAWLPDWLVAQALADGTLQQVLAPSDRVRFAIHAVWPEGPWLPQKTRVTIDALRAGLGLA; this comes from the coding sequence GTGCGCGACGATCTGAACGCGATCCCCGTGTTTGTCACTGTGGTCGAGAGCGGTAACTTTGCCAGCGCGGCGACGATCCTCCACGTGACGCGTTCGGCGGTGGGAAAAACCATTGCCCGGCTGGAAGCGCGTCTCGGCGTGGCGTTATTCCAGCGCACCACCCGCAGGCAACTGCTGACGGAAGAGGGAGAGCAATTTTATCACCAGTGTCGGGAGGCGCTGGGACGCATTCGCGAGGCCGAAGAAACGCTGCAGCGCGGCAAAGGCGAGGTGCAGGGACGGCTACGGATTTCGCTGCCGGTGCTGTTTGGCCAGCGCTGCGTGGCGCCGCTGCTGTTCCGCCTGAGCCAGCGCTATCCATTGCTGAAGCTCGAGCTCCACTACAGCGACCGGCAGGTCAATCTGCTGGAAGAGGGGTTTGATCTCGCGGTGCGTATCGGGAGCCTGGCCGATACCGGGTCGCTACGGGCGCGGGCGCTGGGGGAGCATGGCATGGTGCTGTGCGCGGCGGCGGAGTACCTGCGTCGCCAGCCGGCGCCGCAGACCATCGCCGGGCTGAGCGAGCACCGCACCCTCGGCTATCTGCATAACGGTCAGCTGCAAAAATGGCAACTTTACGACCCGCAGCAGGGCGAAGTGCGCTTCACCCCGGAGGCGTGGCTGGTGCAGGATGACTTTGCCGCCATCGCCGCGGCGGCGCAGCAGGGAATGGGCATCGCCTGGCTGCCGGACTGGCTGGTGGCGCAGGCGCTCGCCGACGGGACGCTGCAGCAGGTTCTGGCGCCCAGCGACCGTGTGCGTTTCGCCATTCACGCGGTGTGGCCGGAAGGGCCGTGGCTGCCGCAAAAAACGCGGGTGACGATCGATGCCCTGCGGGCGGGGCTGGGTCTGGCGTAG
- a CDS encoding FMN-dependent NADH-azoreductase translates to MANVLVLKSSINGETSLTNQLINEFIAARQAAGRHDRIREHDLSAMALPTLDGALFAALRGAADPRPAIRAAVALSDQFIAELKASDLLVIGAPMYNLNVPTDLKKWFDLVARARETFRYTDSWPQGLVEGVRAVVVSSRGGVHQGETTDAVTPYLRAVLGLMGIHEVEFIYAEGLDNRPHGRDAGIASARAQIADLAVPA, encoded by the coding sequence ATGGCTAACGTTCTGGTATTAAAGTCCAGCATTAATGGCGAAACTTCCCTGACCAATCAGCTGATTAACGAATTTATCGCAGCGCGCCAGGCGGCGGGCCGCCACGATCGGATCCGCGAACACGATCTCAGCGCTATGGCGCTGCCGACGCTGGATGGCGCGCTGTTTGCCGCCCTGCGCGGGGCGGCGGATCCGCGGCCGGCCATCCGCGCGGCGGTAGCGCTCTCCGACCAGTTTATCGCCGAGTTAAAAGCCAGCGACCTGCTGGTGATCGGCGCCCCGATGTATAACCTCAACGTCCCGACCGATCTGAAGAAATGGTTCGACCTCGTGGCGCGGGCGCGGGAAACCTTTCGCTACACCGACAGCTGGCCGCAGGGGCTGGTCGAGGGCGTCCGGGCGGTGGTCGTCAGCAGCCGCGGCGGTGTTCACCAGGGAGAAACCACCGACGCCGTCACCCCCTATCTGCGCGCGGTGCTGGGGCTGATGGGGATCCATGAGGTGGAATTTATCTATGCCGAAGGGCTGGATAACCGCCCGCACGGTCGCGACGCCGGGATCGCCAGCGCCCGGGCGCAGATAGCCGATCTCGCCGTTCCGGCCTGA
- the alaE gene encoding L-alanine exporter AlaE, whose protein sequence is MFSAHSRLRHAVADTFAMVVYCTVVNMMIEIFLSGMTFEQSLSSRLVAIPVNIIIAVPYGIYRDFAMRQARRITPAGWMKNMADVLAYVTFQSPVYVAILWSVGADWHQIVAAVSSNLAVSMMMGAAYGYFLDYCRRLFRVAPYQQAKA, encoded by the coding sequence ATGTTCTCTGCGCACTCCCGCTTGCGGCATGCGGTTGCAGACACCTTTGCGATGGTGGTTTACTGCACCGTCGTCAACATGATGATCGAAATTTTTCTCTCTGGTATGACGTTTGAGCAGTCGTTATCGTCGCGCCTGGTGGCGATCCCGGTCAACATTATTATTGCTGTCCCTTACGGGATATATCGCGACTTTGCGATGCGTCAGGCCCGGCGCATCACTCCGGCCGGCTGGATGAAAAATATGGCCGACGTGCTGGCCTACGTGACCTTTCAGTCGCCGGTTTATGTCGCCATTCTGTGGAGCGTGGGTGCGGACTGGCACCAGATTGTCGCTGCGGTGAGCTCGAACCTGGCGGTTTCAATGATGATGGGCGCCGCTTACGGCTACTTCCTCGACTATTGCCGCCGCCTGTTCCGCGTGGCGCCCTACCAGCAGGCAAAAGCCTGA
- a CDS encoding DUF883 family protein, translated as MANHVNRNNFDENAEDIHNDVSQLADTLEEVLKSWGSDAKEEAEAARAKAQSLLKETRARLNGHNRVQQAALDARQAACDALGCADTYVRNKPWHSVGAAAAVGVFIGVLLNLRR; from the coding sequence ATGGCTAACCATGTGAACCGCAACAATTTTGACGAGAACGCCGAAGATATTCATAACGATGTCAGCCAATTAGCGGACACGCTGGAAGAGGTGCTGAAATCGTGGGGCAGTGACGCGAAAGAGGAAGCGGAAGCGGCGCGTGCCAAAGCGCAGTCGCTGTTAAAAGAGACCCGCGCCCGCCTTAATGGCCACAACCGGGTGCAGCAGGCGGCGCTGGATGCGCGCCAGGCAGCGTGCGATGCGCTGGGCTGCGCCGACACCTACGTGCGCAATAAACCGTGGCACAGCGTGGGCGCCGCCGCCGCCGTCGGGGTATTTATTGGCGTATTGCTCAATTTACGTCGATAA
- a CDS encoding molecular chaperone: MMKKIIAVAAFLLCSTAAQAGIVMGGTRVIYQEGKREAAISVTNADTHTPYLVQSWVENYAENDKAKVPFIVTPPLFRLDPEQNNVLRINFIGASLPSDRESVYWLNVKSIAPTPKGEVNKLQVNIKSKFKIFYRPNGLAGDPAKAWQQLKFSQSGGHLTVANPTPYFVSFYAVEVGGQAIDEPGMVAPFGEKTWPVSGHGTVKWRAINDYGGVSDYAQQ; this comes from the coding sequence ATGATGAAGAAAATAATTGCCGTTGCGGCCTTTCTGCTGTGCTCCACGGCAGCACAGGCCGGTATTGTCATGGGTGGAACCCGTGTGATTTATCAGGAAGGGAAGCGTGAAGCCGCTATTTCAGTCACTAATGCCGATACCCATACGCCCTATCTGGTGCAGTCGTGGGTGGAAAATTACGCGGAAAACGATAAGGCCAAGGTGCCCTTTATTGTTACGCCGCCCTTATTCCGTCTCGATCCGGAGCAAAATAACGTCCTGCGCATTAACTTTATTGGCGCCTCGCTGCCCAGCGACCGTGAATCGGTCTACTGGCTGAACGTCAAAAGTATCGCCCCGACGCCCAAGGGCGAGGTGAACAAGCTGCAGGTCAATATTAAGTCGAAATTCAAAATCTTTTATCGCCCCAACGGCCTGGCGGGCGACCCGGCTAAAGCCTGGCAGCAGCTGAAGTTTAGCCAGTCCGGCGGCCATCTGACGGTGGCAAACCCCACACCCTATTTTGTCTCTTTTTACGCCGTCGAGGTGGGCGGGCAGGCAATCGACGAGCCTGGCATGGTGGCCCCCTTTGGCGAGAAAACGTGGCCGGTGAGCGGGCACGGCACCGTCAAATGGCGGGCGATTAACGACTACGGCGGCGTCAGCGATTACGCCCAGCAGTAA